In Stenotrophomonas sp. 169, one DNA window encodes the following:
- a CDS encoding VCBS repeat-containing protein — protein MLRIASPFHLAPCVATLLFTATGVAQDRPDHAPATHAFSLIHEAPSSVFVDATATHVPLAPALHSTDSVFVDVDNDGDLDAVVSVEHGVNRLYLNDGGGRLRYVPDVFGTRRADNEHVRAADFNGDGQVDVVFVAEDEARHQLFFGDGKGGFTEVSDRLPTGRQGNGLAVGDLNGDGLPDIFIGSTAEGGSRAEAARSRNVLLLNDAERPGHFIDARKSHLPQREDQTEGVAFADMDGDGDLDIVLASPAHPNRLLINDGKGRFSDQSHRLELRVPMETREVHVADVNGDGRPDIVFFNITSNNAAWEKDPQTRLLINDGKGRFVDETAVRLPTHTFSSWAGTVVDFNGDGHPDLLVGAIQVPGFVPLQLRAWQNDGKGTFTDVTLDVVPGITVGRSWSMGQGDLDGDGRTDVLIGGWGTQARLLLTDTQGYARGSR, from the coding sequence TTGCTCCGGATCGCATCCCCGTTCCATCTCGCGCCGTGCGTCGCCACCCTGCTCTTCACCGCGACCGGTGTGGCGCAGGATCGCCCCGATCACGCGCCGGCCACCCACGCCTTCAGCCTGATCCACGAAGCACCCTCGTCGGTCTTCGTCGACGCCACCGCGACCCACGTACCGCTGGCACCCGCGCTGCATTCCACCGACTCGGTCTTCGTGGACGTCGACAACGACGGCGACCTGGATGCGGTCGTGTCGGTGGAGCACGGCGTCAACCGCCTGTACCTCAATGACGGAGGCGGCCGCCTGCGCTACGTGCCCGATGTGTTCGGCACGCGCAGGGCGGACAACGAGCATGTGCGCGCCGCTGATTTCAATGGCGATGGCCAGGTCGATGTGGTGTTCGTTGCCGAAGACGAAGCACGGCATCAGCTGTTCTTCGGCGATGGCAAAGGCGGCTTCACCGAGGTCAGTGATCGCTTGCCCACCGGCCGCCAGGGCAACGGCCTGGCCGTGGGGGACCTCAACGGGGATGGCCTGCCGGACATCTTCATCGGCAGCACCGCCGAAGGCGGCTCCCGTGCCGAGGCTGCGCGTTCGCGCAACGTGCTGCTGCTCAACGATGCCGAGCGTCCCGGACATTTCATCGATGCCCGTAAAAGCCACCTGCCGCAGCGCGAAGACCAGACAGAAGGCGTGGCGTTCGCCGACATGGATGGCGACGGCGACCTCGACATCGTGCTCGCAAGCCCCGCCCACCCGAACCGTCTGCTGATCAACGATGGCAAGGGGCGTTTCAGCGATCAGTCGCACCGCCTGGAGCTACGGGTCCCGATGGAAACACGCGAGGTCCACGTGGCGGATGTCAACGGCGACGGGCGCCCGGACATCGTGTTCTTCAACATCACCAGCAACAATGCGGCGTGGGAGAAAGATCCGCAGACCCGCTTGCTGATCAACGACGGCAAGGGGCGGTTCGTGGATGAAACGGCTGTGCGGTTGCCCACGCATACGTTCTCCAGCTGGGCCGGCACGGTCGTGGATTTCAACGGTGATGGCCATCCGGACCTGCTGGTCGGCGCCATCCAGGTTCCGGGCTTCGTGCCGCTGCAGTTGCGTGCGTGGCAGAACGACGGCAAAGGCACCTTCACGGATGTCACGCTGGACGTGGTGCCAGGCATCACCGTGGGCCGCAGCTGGAGCATGGGACAAGGCGATCTGGATGGCGATGGGCGCACCGATGTGCTGATCGGCGGCTGGGGTACGCAGGCCCGCCTGCTGCTGACCGACACGCAGGGCTATGCGCGAGGATCCAGATAG
- a CDS encoding carboxylesterase family protein: protein MPQTDLETRRRFLRAGAMTMAAAPLLACSTRLGGRASSSVTPSDETRRSVTTAGLQAGPFTGHRDNGVAAWRGIRYARATRFGLPVVEPLPAAPVACTTFGAAAAQEKGAGGARSESDDPFFLNVWSPAADGKQRPVMVWIHGGGFRTGAGSVYPGHELAAGGDIVVVTLNYRLGAIGFADFSALGIPNNRGLHDQIAALRWVQAHIALFGGDPAQVTVVGESAGSTSVALLMVARGIEPLFRAAIMQSGSLNLLHDQQIAARLAARYRELLGTAAESRAALEAVPVARLLDAQAQVADAFPGMIPAAPIYDGDLLPASFESALLAETPDIPLLVGAMRDEIRFFEIPGARTMLLRERGELLAQVGWLLGKTAAGRIAATYPDTRAGNRDLGTDANFQMPTRHFAERHVARGCRAWVYRFDYGGLFLGAAHAVDLTFLWPLDGVVFGALRGGPLTGRRRALAERMRSRWIAFVREGDPGSEWPTYVLPQRPTLIMDRTDRVEQDPDRARREAWGGQEIEIARRP from the coding sequence GTGCCGCAGACCGACCTGGAGACACGCCGCCGCTTTCTGCGTGCGGGTGCGATGACGATGGCCGCTGCGCCGTTGCTGGCCTGTTCGACACGGCTGGGTGGGCGCGCCTCCAGCAGCGTGACGCCATCCGACGAAACGCGCAGGTCGGTTACCACTGCGGGCCTGCAGGCCGGCCCCTTTACCGGCCACCGCGACAATGGCGTGGCGGCGTGGCGGGGTATCCGCTACGCACGCGCCACGCGCTTCGGCTTGCCCGTCGTGGAGCCGCTGCCGGCCGCCCCCGTCGCTTGCACTACGTTCGGCGCGGCTGCCGCGCAGGAGAAAGGCGCGGGCGGCGCGCGCAGTGAATCCGATGACCCGTTCTTCCTCAACGTCTGGTCACCCGCAGCGGACGGCAAGCAACGGCCGGTGATGGTGTGGATCCACGGCGGTGGGTTCCGCACGGGGGCAGGATCGGTGTATCCGGGCCACGAGTTGGCCGCTGGCGGCGATATCGTGGTGGTTACGCTCAACTACCGGCTGGGTGCGATCGGATTCGCGGATTTCTCGGCACTGGGCATCCCCAACAACCGTGGGCTGCACGATCAGATCGCCGCGTTGCGCTGGGTGCAGGCCCATATCGCGCTGTTTGGTGGTGACCCGGCGCAGGTGACCGTGGTCGGTGAGTCGGCGGGGTCGACGTCGGTTGCCTTGCTGATGGTGGCCCGCGGGATCGAGCCGTTGTTCCGCGCTGCCATCATGCAGAGCGGATCGCTCAACCTGCTTCACGACCAGCAGATAGCAGCACGCCTGGCAGCGCGCTACCGCGAACTGCTGGGCACTGCGGCCGAGAGTCGTGCGGCGTTGGAGGCCGTGCCGGTCGCCCGCCTGCTCGACGCGCAGGCGCAGGTCGCCGACGCGTTCCCCGGCATGATCCCAGCCGCGCCGATCTATGACGGCGACCTGCTGCCCGCTTCGTTTGAATCGGCCTTGCTGGCTGAGACGCCCGACATCCCGCTGCTGGTGGGTGCGATGCGGGATGAAATACGTTTCTTCGAGATTCCGGGTGCACGCACCATGTTGCTGCGCGAGCGCGGTGAGCTGCTGGCCCAGGTGGGCTGGCTGCTGGGAAAAACCGCTGCTGGCCGCATCGCGGCCACCTATCCGGACACGCGGGCCGGCAACCGTGACCTGGGCACCGACGCCAACTTCCAGATGCCCACGCGGCATTTCGCCGAGCGGCACGTCGCTCGCGGATGCCGCGCATGGGTGTATCGCTTCGACTATGGCGGGCTTTTCCTTGGGGCCGCGCATGCAGTGGACCTGACGTTCCTGTGGCCGTTGGACGGTGTGGTGTTCGGTGCGCTCCGGGGTGGCCCGCTGACAGGCCGACGGCGGGCGCTCGCCGAGCGGATGCGTTCGCGCTGGATTGCGTTCGTCCGCGAGGGGGACCCTGGCAGCGAGTGGCCAACCTACGTGCTACCTCAGCGCCCTACCCTGATCATGGACCGGACCGATCGCGTGGAGCAGGATCCTGACCGTGCGCGTCGGGAAGCCTGGGGCGGGCAGGAAATCGAAATCGCGCGTCGCCCCTGA